The following proteins are co-located in the Conyzicola lurida genome:
- a CDS encoding DUF1232 domain-containing protein: protein MSPRRRTAAAILVAAAALLYGISPVDVIPELLTGPLGLTDDLAVLLGSGFAVWKLLSGRGDTGPKKAAPPAS, encoded by the coding sequence ATGAGCCCACGTCGCCGTACCGCCGCCGCCATTCTCGTTGCCGCCGCCGCGCTCCTCTACGGCATCTCGCCGGTCGACGTGATCCCCGAACTGCTCACCGGCCCGCTCGGTCTCACCGACGACCTCGCCGTGCTGCTCGGATCGGGCTTCGCCGTCTGGAAGCTGCTGAGCGGCCGCGGCGACACCGGACCGAAGAAGGCCGCGCCGCCCGCAAGCTGA
- a CDS encoding MFS transporter produces the protein MSSTSPKPRPSDVAVRARFGVAVLFFTNGAIFANLLPRYPEILRGLDLSNAAFGLAVAAFPLGALLAGLSAGALVRRFRSSRVAVAAAVLSAVGILVGGAGQSWLALAAGLFLAGAMDSITDVAQNSHALRVQRLYRRSILNSFHAIWSIGAVVGGILGAGAAQLGIPIPLHLAISLVLFATAALVAYRFLLPGAEPAEPEAAPVEHASRGAARKSSLAKYGVLVALVLIASAGAIVEDSGASWSAIYLAGPLGASAFLAGTGFVALQGMQFVGRILGDRLVDRFGQRAVARVGGIVVFLGMGTALAFPTVAGTIAGFGLAGLGVSTLIPAAMQAADELPGLRAGTGLTIVSWLMRVGFLVSPPIVGFIADNSALRFGLLIVPAAGLMVVLFAGVLSNRTVLHRHSDPA, from the coding sequence ATGAGCTCCACGTCGCCGAAGCCGCGCCCCTCTGACGTCGCCGTGCGCGCACGCTTCGGCGTCGCCGTGCTGTTCTTCACCAACGGCGCGATCTTCGCGAACCTGCTGCCGCGGTATCCCGAGATCCTGCGCGGGCTCGACCTGAGCAATGCCGCCTTCGGACTGGCTGTCGCCGCGTTCCCGCTGGGTGCGCTGCTCGCGGGTCTGAGCGCGGGCGCCCTCGTGCGCCGCTTCCGCTCGTCCCGGGTGGCGGTCGCCGCCGCGGTCTTGTCCGCGGTGGGCATCCTGGTCGGAGGCGCCGGCCAGTCGTGGCTCGCCCTGGCCGCCGGGCTCTTCCTCGCCGGGGCCATGGACTCGATTACGGATGTCGCGCAGAACTCGCACGCCCTGCGAGTTCAGCGGCTCTACCGACGGTCGATCCTCAACTCGTTCCACGCCATCTGGAGCATCGGCGCCGTGGTCGGCGGCATCCTGGGCGCGGGAGCCGCGCAGCTCGGCATCCCGATCCCGTTGCACCTCGCGATCTCGCTCGTGCTCTTCGCGACCGCGGCCCTCGTGGCGTACCGCTTCCTGTTGCCGGGCGCCGAGCCCGCCGAACCGGAGGCCGCGCCCGTCGAACACGCCAGCCGCGGTGCCGCGCGAAAGTCGTCGCTCGCCAAGTACGGGGTGCTGGTCGCCCTCGTGCTCATCGCCTCGGCCGGCGCGATCGTCGAGGACTCGGGCGCCTCGTGGTCGGCCATCTACCTCGCCGGGCCGCTCGGGGCGTCCGCCTTCCTCGCCGGCACCGGCTTCGTCGCGCTGCAGGGCATGCAGTTCGTCGGCCGGATCCTCGGGGACCGGCTCGTCGACCGGTTCGGGCAGCGAGCGGTCGCCCGGGTCGGCGGCATCGTCGTCTTCCTCGGGATGGGAACGGCGCTCGCCTTCCCGACGGTCGCCGGCACCATCGCCGGGTTCGGTCTGGCCGGGCTCGGGGTGTCGACGCTGATCCCCGCGGCGATGCAGGCCGCCGACGAGCTGCCCGGCCTGCGCGCGGGCACGGGGCTCACGATCGTGAGCTGGCTCATGCGGGTGGGGTTCCTCGTCTCGCCGCCGATCGTCGGGTTCATCGCCGATAACTCGGCACTGCGGTTCGGTCTGCTCATCGTGCCCGCTGCGGGGCTGATGGTCGTGCTCTTCGCCGGAGTGCTGAGCAACCGCACCGTGTTGCACCGGCATTCGGACCCCGCCTGA
- a CDS encoding AAA family ATPase codes for MLSAADTLDPRPSRVAIAGAPGAGKTTLARTLAPLLGAEAVELDGIAHGPDWTIRPGFVEEVSAVIRGDRWITEWQYDEARPLIASRADTLVWLDLPRWLVIGRLVRRTVASRRGHEVLWAGNVEPPLWTVLVEPNHMIRWSWRSIGLVREQVRAAEREYPALRVVRLRSRSDVDAFVSRIRESAG; via the coding sequence GTGCTGAGTGCTGCCGACACCCTCGATCCGCGACCGTCGCGCGTGGCGATCGCGGGCGCGCCGGGTGCGGGCAAGACGACCCTGGCACGGACCCTCGCTCCGTTGCTCGGGGCCGAGGCCGTCGAGCTCGACGGCATCGCCCACGGCCCGGACTGGACGATCCGGCCCGGGTTCGTGGAGGAGGTATCCGCGGTCATCCGCGGCGACCGCTGGATCACCGAGTGGCAGTACGACGAGGCGCGGCCGCTCATCGCGTCGCGCGCCGACACCCTGGTCTGGCTCGACCTGCCGCGCTGGCTGGTCATCGGCCGGCTCGTGCGCCGCACCGTGGCGAGCCGTCGTGGACACGAGGTGCTCTGGGCGGGCAACGTGGAGCCGCCGCTCTGGACCGTGCTGGTCGAGCCGAACCATATGATCCGCTGGAGCTGGCGGTCGATCGGGCTGGTACGCGAGCAGGTGCGGGCGGCCGAGCGCGAGTACCCGGCGCTGCGGGTGGTGCGGCTGCGGTCGCGGAGCGACGTCGACGCCTTCGTCTCGCGAATCCGCGAATCGGCTGGCTGA
- a CDS encoding SDR family NAD(P)-dependent oxidoreductase produces the protein MTDPTTDQRVWFITGASSGLGREFARAAIDRGDRVVAVSRTIEQSDEPFDPETTLRLNVDVTDRDAVFRAVDAAVERFGRLDIVVNNAGTMANGFIEEFTEQQVRDQLETNFFGAVWVSQAVMPVLRRQGGGRVIQISSIGGLGGFPTSGIYSASKFALEGFSEALAMEAAQFGIKLTIVQPGGYWTDLYNRMQTASELPEYAAMRAEIAAQMQDGSIDSDPKLAADAVMKLVDSDEPPSRLLLGDMVYDLAFTISEQRMTDWKSWEKVSRAAEHAIPDPGAAATQQ, from the coding sequence ATGACGGATCCGACGACCGACCAGAGGGTGTGGTTCATCACCGGAGCGAGCAGCGGTCTCGGCCGCGAGTTCGCGCGGGCGGCGATCGACCGCGGCGACCGCGTGGTGGCCGTCTCGCGCACGATCGAGCAGTCCGACGAGCCGTTCGACCCCGAGACGACCCTGCGCCTGAACGTCGACGTCACCGACCGGGACGCCGTGTTCCGTGCCGTCGACGCGGCGGTCGAGCGCTTCGGCCGCCTCGACATCGTGGTCAACAACGCCGGCACCATGGCCAACGGCTTCATCGAGGAGTTCACCGAGCAGCAGGTGCGCGACCAGCTCGAGACGAACTTCTTCGGTGCAGTCTGGGTGAGTCAGGCCGTGATGCCCGTGCTCCGTCGCCAGGGCGGCGGCCGCGTCATCCAGATCTCGAGTATCGGCGGCCTCGGCGGTTTTCCCACCAGCGGCATCTACAGCGCGAGCAAGTTCGCGCTCGAGGGTTTCAGCGAGGCGCTCGCCATGGAGGCCGCCCAGTTCGGCATCAAGCTGACGATCGTGCAGCCCGGCGGCTACTGGACCGACCTCTACAACCGCATGCAGACCGCGTCCGAACTGCCCGAGTATGCGGCGATGCGCGCCGAGATCGCCGCCCAGATGCAGGACGGCAGCATCGACAGCGACCCGAAGCTCGCCGCCGACGCGGTGATGAAACTCGTCGACAGCGACGAACCCCCGTCGCGACTGCTGCTGGGAGACATGGTCTACGACCTCGCGTTCACGATTTCCGAACAGCGGATGACGGACTGGAAGAGCTGGGAGAAAGTCAGCCGCGCCGCCGAGCATGCGATCCCCGACCCGGGAGCCGCTGCCACGCAGCAGTGA
- a CDS encoding LysR substrate-binding domain-containing protein, with translation MFDPVLLQTFLAVAETRSFTGAAAQLGLSQPTVSQQIRKLETASGRLLVARDTREVRLTDNGDAMAGFARTILAAHAAASSYFSGSATRGRIRFGAADDLATTQLPRILRHFRQQYPHISLELVVNQSGVLHRRLKAGQLDLIFIKQFPEATDPASTDVGTVVRTDEMVWMAQEKTLLEPDEPVPLVMYQSPSISRRLAIEALEAEGRTWRIGCNTREVNGVLTAVRAGLGLAVYPHTLIPEDLVKVSVRFALPTLGQVRFTLLSNPLAPAEPVAALTEAIMARSLV, from the coding sequence ATGTTCGACCCGGTACTGCTCCAGACCTTCCTCGCCGTCGCCGAGACGCGCAGCTTCACCGGCGCCGCGGCCCAGCTCGGGCTGAGCCAGCCGACGGTGAGCCAGCAGATCCGCAAGCTCGAGACCGCGTCGGGCCGGCTGCTCGTCGCCCGTGACACGCGCGAGGTACGGCTCACCGACAACGGCGACGCCATGGCCGGTTTTGCCCGCACGATCCTCGCGGCCCACGCCGCGGCATCCAGCTATTTCAGCGGCTCTGCCACCCGGGGACGCATCCGGTTCGGCGCCGCCGACGACCTGGCCACGACGCAACTGCCGCGCATCCTGCGCCACTTCCGCCAGCAGTACCCGCACATCTCGCTCGAGCTCGTTGTGAACCAGAGCGGCGTGCTGCACCGCCGTCTCAAGGCCGGGCAGCTCGACCTCATCTTCATCAAGCAGTTCCCCGAGGCGACCGACCCCGCGTCGACCGACGTCGGTACCGTGGTGCGAACCGACGAGATGGTCTGGATGGCGCAGGAGAAGACACTGCTCGAACCCGACGAACCGGTGCCGCTGGTGATGTACCAGTCGCCGAGTATCAGCCGCCGGCTGGCGATCGAGGCGCTGGAGGCGGAGGGCCGCACCTGGCGCATCGGCTGCAACACGCGCGAGGTCAACGGGGTGCTCACCGCGGTGCGCGCGGGTCTCGGGCTCGCGGTGTACCCGCACACGCTGATCCCCGAGGATCTGGTGAAGGTGAGCGTGCGGTTCGCCCTGCCGACCCTCGGGCAGGTGCGCTTCACGCTGCTGTCGAATCCGCTCGCGCCGGCCGAACCTGTGGCGGCGCTGACCGAGGCGATCATGGCGCGGTCGCTGGTGTAG
- a CDS encoding MFS transporter produces the protein MTTATSVGFPPTEPLTQLTSPPPWKQTFSSLKVRNYRIFALSNLIAMTAMWMARIAQDWLVLELSGSVTAVGITVALQFAPMLVFGLLGGVIVDRYPKRTLLMICQSIAVLTSATLAALVLTGTVEVWHIYLSALVLGFVTVVDNPARQSFTGEMVGPFHLRNAISVNSSTFQVGALIGPALSGALLVAVGAGWSFGLNALGCAFVVVSLARLRTSELYRTPSMPRERGQLRAGIRYVSSKPAILYTIVIMGFLAVFGQNLPVILSAYAKDVFGVGAAGYGVFNTLVAVGALTGALLSTRRRGFGLRGIVVAALCYSLVQTVSGLMPTEESFAVALAAVGLTWLLFITLANSLVQLSSNAGVRGRVMALYVLVLLGGQSIGGPLMGLVVEHFGAQTGMLVSGGVPLVAVAVIGVVLARRGLLAKPGTPGRGLSAPGLTA, from the coding sequence GTGACTACCGCGACAAGCGTCGGCTTCCCGCCGACAGAACCACTGACCCAACTCACCTCCCCACCGCCGTGGAAGCAGACCTTCTCTTCCCTCAAGGTGCGTAACTACCGCATCTTCGCCCTCTCCAACCTCATCGCCATGACGGCCATGTGGATGGCGCGGATCGCACAGGACTGGCTGGTGCTCGAACTCTCGGGCAGCGTCACCGCCGTCGGCATCACCGTCGCGCTGCAGTTCGCGCCGATGCTCGTCTTCGGCCTCCTCGGCGGCGTGATCGTCGACCGCTACCCGAAGCGCACGCTGCTGATGATCTGCCAGTCGATCGCCGTGCTCACCAGCGCGACGCTCGCCGCACTGGTGCTCACCGGCACGGTCGAGGTCTGGCACATCTACCTCTCCGCGCTCGTGCTCGGTTTCGTCACCGTGGTCGACAACCCGGCCCGCCAGTCGTTCACCGGCGAGATGGTCGGACCCTTCCACCTGCGCAACGCGATCAGCGTCAACTCGTCGACGTTCCAGGTCGGCGCGCTCATCGGGCCCGCGCTCAGCGGCGCCCTGCTCGTGGCCGTCGGAGCCGGCTGGTCGTTCGGTCTCAACGCGCTCGGCTGCGCGTTCGTCGTCGTCAGCCTGGCGCGGCTGCGCACCAGCGAGCTGTACCGCACCCCGTCGATGCCGCGGGAGCGCGGCCAGCTCCGTGCCGGCATCCGCTATGTCTCGTCGAAGCCGGCCATTCTCTACACGATCGTCATCATGGGGTTCTTGGCCGTCTTCGGGCAGAACCTGCCGGTGATCCTCTCGGCGTACGCGAAAGACGTGTTCGGCGTCGGGGCGGCGGGCTACGGGGTGTTCAACACGCTCGTCGCGGTCGGCGCGCTCACCGGCGCGCTGCTGTCGACGCGGCGTCGCGGATTCGGCCTGCGCGGCATCGTCGTCGCGGCGCTCTGCTACTCGCTCGTGCAGACGGTCAGCGGTCTGATGCCGACCGAGGAGAGCTTCGCGGTCGCGCTCGCGGCCGTCGGGCTGACCTGGCTGCTGTTCATCACGCTGGCGAACTCGCTGGTGCAGCTGTCGTCGAACGCGGGGGTGCGGGGCCGGGTGATGGCGCTCTACGTGCTCGTTCTGCTCGGCGGCCAGTCGATCGGCGGGCCGCTCATGGGGCTCGTCGTCGAACACTTCGGCGCGCAGACCGGCATGCTCGTGTCGGGCGGGGTGCCGCTCGTCGCGGTCGCCGTCATCGGCGTCGTGCTCGCGCGGCGCGGACTGCTCGCCAAGCCGGGTACGCCCGGTCGGGGGCTGAGTGCGCCGGGGCTGACCGCGTAG
- a CDS encoding alpha/beta hydrolase → MPEGDASEPRAAIIGVHGGSWSGGDKGQRPWREICAWLASEGFVVFQTNYRLAPANPYPAGIDDVTTAVEWIRDDAQADRFGYDPARLGAFGDSAGANLTALLGTRGEGDTTTGSRVAAVVDLSGPIDLTREGAALGDLAEDFQRVELAYLGCASFDECADARDASPLYQVDASDPPFFVAHSLDEFVPVEQAEVFVAALEAVGIDVTYVAVPGTAHALSLLYDQSLRDEIAGWLHDQLD, encoded by the coding sequence GGAGCGGCGGCGACAAGGGGCAACGCCCGTGGCGTGAGATCTGCGCGTGGCTCGCCTCGGAGGGCTTCGTCGTCTTCCAGACCAACTACCGGCTGGCCCCGGCGAACCCGTACCCGGCCGGCATCGACGACGTCACGACGGCCGTCGAGTGGATCCGGGATGACGCGCAGGCCGACCGGTTCGGATACGACCCGGCGCGGCTCGGTGCGTTCGGCGACTCGGCCGGCGCCAACCTGACCGCGCTGCTCGGCACGCGGGGCGAGGGCGATACGACGACCGGATCGCGGGTCGCCGCGGTGGTCGACCTCAGCGGTCCGATCGACCTGACGCGCGAGGGTGCCGCCCTCGGAGATCTCGCCGAGGACTTCCAGCGGGTGGAGCTCGCCTACCTCGGCTGCGCGTCGTTCGACGAGTGCGCCGACGCGCGAGACGCGTCGCCGCTGTACCAGGTCGACGCGAGCGATCCGCCGTTCTTCGTCGCGCACTCCCTCGACGAGTTCGTGCCCGTCGAGCAGGCCGAGGTCTTCGTCGCCGCACTCGAGGCCGTCGGCATCGACGTCACCTACGTGGCGGTCCCCGGCACGGCCCACGCGCTCTCGCTGCTCTACGACCAGTCGCTGCGCGACGAGATCGCGGGCTGGCTGCACGACCAGCTCGACTGA